A stretch of the Marmota flaviventris isolate mMarFla1 chromosome 12, mMarFla1.hap1, whole genome shotgun sequence genome encodes the following:
- the Opn3 gene encoding opsin-3 isoform X3 yields the protein MYSGNRSGSQGSWEGDGPAGAEGSAPEGTLSPTPLFSPGTYERLALLFGSVGLLGAGSNLLVLVLYYKFQRLRTPTHLFLVNISLGDLLMSLFGVTFTFVSCLRNRWVWDTVGCVWDGFSSSLFEKSSSHKCICDAF from the exons ATGTACTCGGGGAACCGCAGCGGCAGCCAGGGCTCCTGGGAGGGCGACGGGCCTGCGGGCGCCGAGGGGTCGGCGCCAGAGGGGACGCTGAGCCCCACACCGCTCTTCAGTCCCGGCACTTATGAGCGCCTGGCTCTGCTGTTCGGCTCCGTGGGGCTGCTGGGCGCTGGCAGCAACCTGCTGGTGCTCGTCCTCTACTACAAGTTCCAGCGGCTCCGCACACCCACTCACCTCTTCCTAGTCAACATCAGCCTCGGCGACCTGCTGATGTCCCTCTTCGGGGTCACCTTTACCTTCGTGTCCTGCCTAAGGAACCGCTGGGTGTGGGACACCGTGGGCTGCGTGTGGGACGGGTTCAGCAGCAGCCTCTTCG agaAGAGTTCCAGTCACAAATGCATATGTGATGCATTTTGA
- the Opn3 gene encoding opsin-3 isoform X1 — translation MYSGNRSGSQGSWEGDGPAGAEGSAPEGTLSPTPLFSPGTYERLALLFGSVGLLGAGSNLLVLVLYYKFQRLRTPTHLFLVNISLGDLLMSLFGVTFTFVSCLRNRWVWDTVGCVWDGFSSSLFDYEQQPDEYQDFKQCSFSEYLKTKKLTPSLQHFILHSIAMTSESSCSTLDGLKATKNFLQCLGRFGNTPFLFPLYGQGEIPQCFCRMCAVFGGIYCLRHKVQCLVVDKESGRCKAIIDHLGQRINAKYFIVEDSYLSQETCSNVQYKQISRAILITDQSVLKTESDQQISILIVPPVESGTCSVRVTELCSSTMTCMKDTYLVHLTCASSKTAREDLESVVKKLFTPFTETKVEKEELGKPRLLWALYFNMRDSSGISRSSYDGLPSNVYVCSGPDCGLGNEHAVKQAETLFQEIFPGEEFCPPPPNPEDIIFDGDDKQPEAPGTNIIMANLESPEESQNLESPGKHLQN, via the exons ATGTACTCGGGGAACCGCAGCGGCAGCCAGGGCTCCTGGGAGGGCGACGGGCCTGCGGGCGCCGAGGGGTCGGCGCCAGAGGGGACGCTGAGCCCCACACCGCTCTTCAGTCCCGGCACTTATGAGCGCCTGGCTCTGCTGTTCGGCTCCGTGGGGCTGCTGGGCGCTGGCAGCAACCTGCTGGTGCTCGTCCTCTACTACAAGTTCCAGCGGCTCCGCACACCCACTCACCTCTTCCTAGTCAACATCAGCCTCGGCGACCTGCTGATGTCCCTCTTCGGGGTCACCTTTACCTTCGTGTCCTGCCTAAGGAACCGCTGGGTGTGGGACACCGTGGGCTGCGTGTGGGACGGGTTCAGCAGCAGCCTCTTCG ACTATGAACAACAACCTGATGAATACCAAGATTTCAAGCAATGTTCATTTTCAGAgtacttaaaaactaaaaagttaaCCCCCAGCCTCCAACACTTTATACTACACTCAATTGCAATGACATCAGAATCATCATGTAGCACATTAGATGGCCTTAAAGCAACAAAAAACTTCCTTCAGTGTCTTGGACGGTTTGGCAACactccatttttatttcccttgtaTGGCCAAGGAGAAATTCCCCAGTGTTTTTGCAGGATGTGTGCTGTTTTTGGTGGAATCTATTGTCTTCGCCATAAAGTACAATGCCTTGTAGTTGACAAAGAATCTGGTAGATGTAAAGCAATTATAGATCACTTGGGTCAAAGaataaatgctaaatattttattgtggagGATAGTTACCTTTCTCAGGAAACATGCTCCAATGTGCAGTATAAACAGATCTCGAGGGCAATACTCATTACAGATCAGTCTGTACTAAAGACAGAGTCAGATCAACAGATTTCCATTTTGATAGTGCCTCCAGTGGAATCAGGAACCTGTTCTGTTCGGGTCACGGAATTATGTTCATCAACCATGACATGCATGAAAGACACCTATCTAGTACATCTGACCTGTGCATCTTCAAAAACAGCAAGAGAAGACTTAGAATCCGTGGTGAAGAAATTATTCACTCCTTTTACtgaaacaaaagtagaaaaagaagaacttggaAAGCCAAGACTTTTGTGGGCtctatattttaatatgagaGATTCCTCGGGAATCAGCAGAAGCTCCTATGATGGTTTACCTTCAAATGTTTATGTCTGCTCTGGGCCTGACTGTGGACTGGGAAATGAGCATGCAGTCAAACAAGCAGAAACTCTGTTTCAGGAGATCTTTCCTGGTGAAGAATTCTGTCCTCCTCCTCCAAATCCAGAAGACATTATCTTTGATGGTGATGATAAGCAACCAGAAGCTCCTGGAACCAACATAATAATGGCCAATCTTGAATCCCCTGAGGAAAGCCAAAACTTGGAAAGCCCTGGGAAGCATCTTCAGAATTAG